A window from Thiosulfatimonas sediminis encodes these proteins:
- a CDS encoding YifB family Mg chelatase-like AAA ATPase, translated as MGLARVYSRAILGMDAPRVIVEVHVSSGLPCLSIVGLPEASVKESKERVRSALLNSGFEMPAKRITVNLAPADLPKTGGRYDLAIAIGILIATEQISAVLNPQIELYGELALTGELMPVNGLLPSLLQLAHDEGQALIPEANRAEQQLLAQTSPQLSIACPASLREASLFLVGQAPFSEEVVQQRQYFDQPYELCLSDVQGQVQAKRLLEICATGSHSLLMVGEPGAGKSMLAARLITLLPPLNEQQALQNASLRSLAGGGLEIERFYHRPFLSPHHSASAAAVIGGGKFPKPGAISLANHGVLFLDELPEFNRDVLEALREPLETGRVDIARVQQQVSYPAQVQLIAAFNPTPSGYFPDDPLGRCKDTPAQISRYLKKLSGPLLDRIDCHLEVPAVNIESLQSARPDGESSAQIRARVTVNQQRQFARQACLNAHLSNRQLNKLVKLDASTQDLLAQSIKRFGLSARSYYRILRLALTIADMAGCDGVKIEHLAEALSYRLSQRLADLF; from the coding sequence ATGGGGTTAGCCAGAGTTTATAGTCGAGCCATCTTGGGAATGGACGCACCGCGCGTCATTGTTGAGGTGCACGTTAGTTCCGGATTGCCCTGTTTATCGATTGTTGGCTTGCCGGAAGCTTCGGTTAAGGAGAGTAAAGAGCGGGTTCGCAGCGCTTTGCTGAACTCCGGATTTGAGATGCCTGCAAAACGAATCACCGTTAATTTGGCACCGGCAGATCTTCCCAAAACGGGCGGTCGCTATGACTTGGCCATTGCGATTGGTATCTTAATTGCGACTGAGCAAATCTCTGCGGTACTGAATCCACAAATCGAACTCTATGGTGAACTGGCTTTAACGGGCGAGTTAATGCCGGTGAATGGTCTATTACCTAGCTTATTGCAGTTAGCACATGATGAGGGCCAAGCTCTTATTCCCGAGGCGAATCGTGCCGAGCAGCAGTTGTTAGCGCAAACTTCACCGCAGTTAAGTATCGCCTGCCCTGCAAGCTTACGGGAAGCCAGTTTATTTCTTGTTGGACAAGCTCCGTTCTCTGAAGAAGTTGTTCAGCAAAGGCAGTATTTTGATCAACCATATGAACTCTGTTTATCAGATGTACAAGGGCAGGTTCAGGCGAAACGCTTATTGGAGATTTGTGCGACTGGCAGTCATTCATTGTTGATGGTCGGTGAGCCTGGTGCGGGCAAAAGTATGTTGGCGGCACGCCTGATTACTTTACTTCCCCCCTTAAATGAGCAACAAGCGTTACAGAATGCTTCTTTACGCTCATTGGCTGGCGGAGGCTTGGAAATTGAACGATTCTATCATCGTCCGTTTTTGTCGCCACATCACTCTGCTTCGGCCGCCGCGGTCATTGGTGGCGGAAAGTTTCCTAAGCCCGGCGCGATTTCTCTAGCCAATCACGGTGTGCTGTTTTTGGATGAGTTACCGGAGTTTAATCGTGATGTGTTAGAAGCGTTGCGTGAACCTTTGGAGACTGGTCGAGTTGATATTGCACGGGTACAACAGCAGGTTTCCTACCCTGCGCAGGTACAGTTAATTGCGGCTTTCAATCCGACTCCAAGCGGTTACTTTCCTGATGATCCTTTAGGACGCTGTAAAGATACGCCGGCACAAATTTCACGTTATCTCAAAAAACTATCAGGCCCTTTGTTGGACCGAATTGATTGTCATCTTGAAGTTCCTGCGGTCAATATTGAATCTTTGCAGAGTGCCAGGCCGGATGGAGAGAGTAGTGCACAGATTCGTGCACGCGTTACGGTTAATCAGCAGCGTCAGTTTGCTCGACAAGCGTGTTTAAATGCGCATTTATCCAATCGACAACTTAATAAGCTGGTTAAGCTCGATGCGAGTACCCAGGATTTGCTTGCTCAGTCGATTAAACGTTTTGGCCTGTCAGCACGCAGTTATTATCGTATTTTACGTTTGGCATTAACCATTGCCGATATGGCGGGCTGTGACGGAGTGAAGATTGAGCATCTTGCCGAAGCGTTAAGCTACCGTCTTTCGCAGCGATTAGCGGATCTCTTTTAA
- a CDS encoding sulfite exporter TauE/SafE family protein, translated as MIESIYFAALLTGFLGGVHCLGMCGGVVGALAFSLEVRNQSSWWRMLPFQLAYNAGRIASYMVIGALFGALGMLLNHSLASFLPLQQGLQMAAGIFMLALGLYLAGWWRGLVLIELAGRSLWHKLAPFAQRMRTVKNYRQAGLYGLVWGWLPCGLVYSMLILALTSGGALEGALVMLAFGLGTLPNLLLMGAFAFFFTRLSRNVWVKSIAGLSVMMMGIYQIYLAFVVSIV; from the coding sequence ATGATAGAAAGTATTTATTTTGCGGCTCTGCTGACAGGATTTTTGGGTGGCGTGCACTGCCTAGGGATGTGTGGAGGAGTGGTCGGCGCTTTGGCTTTTAGTTTGGAAGTGCGTAATCAGTCGAGTTGGTGGCGGATGCTGCCGTTTCAGTTGGCTTATAATGCCGGACGAATTGCAAGTTACATGGTAATTGGTGCTTTGTTTGGCGCTTTGGGAATGTTACTCAATCACTCTTTGGCGAGTTTTTTGCCTTTGCAGCAAGGGTTACAGATGGCCGCTGGAATTTTTATGTTGGCACTTGGTTTGTATCTGGCTGGTTGGTGGAGAGGCTTGGTGCTGATTGAACTTGCTGGGCGGAGCCTGTGGCATAAATTGGCTCCATTTGCCCAACGAATGCGGACGGTTAAAAACTATCGACAGGCCGGCTTGTATGGCCTTGTATGGGGCTGGTTACCTTGTGGTTTGGTGTACAGTATGTTGATACTGGCGTTAACCTCTGGCGGAGCCTTAGAGGGTGCATTGGTGATGCTGGCGTTTGGCTTAGGGACTCTGCCTAATTTGCTGTTGATGGGCGCATTCGCTTTCTTTTTTACTCGGTTAAGTCGTAATGTTTGGGTGAAAAGCATCGCGGGGCTATCGGTGATGATGATGGGGATTTATCAAATTTATCTTGCTTTCGTTGTTTCGATTGTTTGA
- a CDS encoding TolC family outer membrane protein, with protein sequence MNKRIPKLLLALSSVIAINGFSTSAQAIELVPTVEDAILHSPEFRQQVKEKQGVQADLRGAEGGWLPSVDLAAGIGKEKIEADAFATDWDETRREASIRVTQNLFEGFGTQNEIKRQEARLESSRHATEAAANKIALDMVTSYMNLLKEQQLLNLAEENRLTHERILDQIIQRSQAGVGNQVEVDQAKARLALANANVTASKNNYQDVLTRFHRVLGRFPDSDLVKPNMDINIPNTLEEAINTALMLHPTLRSANADISEARAQYQAANKLMYPRVDIEISQTYDDNVNRVQGEYKDFQAMLRLRYNLFNGGKDQAIIDRTASDIYQSAEVRNNTRRETIENLRYAWEATNFLGEQLIFQQQQIDSTLETLKGYRQQFSLGRRSLLDLLNTEDEYVRAKIGFITSETDYMVAKFRVQNGMGTLVDTLGIKVNYDQTVAQK encoded by the coding sequence ATGCAATCTTACATAGCCCAGAATTCCGTCAACAGGTTAAAGAAAAGCAAGGTGTGCAAGCAGATCTTCGTGGTGCTGAAGGCGGCTGGCTTCCTTCTGTTGACTTAGCAGCCGGTATTGGCAAAGAAAAAATCGAAGCCGATGCTTTCGCTACCGATTGGGATGAAACACGTCGTGAAGCGTCCATTCGTGTTACTCAAAACTTATTTGAAGGTTTTGGCACTCAAAATGAAATTAAACGCCAAGAAGCGCGTTTAGAATCATCGCGACATGCTACCGAAGCTGCAGCAAACAAAATCGCTTTGGATATGGTTACCTCTTACATGAACCTTCTTAAAGAGCAACAGTTGCTTAATCTTGCCGAAGAAAACCGTTTAACTCATGAACGCATTCTTGACCAGATTATTCAACGTAGCCAAGCGGGCGTAGGTAACCAAGTTGAAGTTGATCAAGCAAAAGCTCGTTTGGCATTGGCTAATGCGAATGTAACTGCATCGAAAAATAACTACCAAGACGTGTTAACTCGTTTCCACCGTGTTCTAGGCCGTTTCCCTGATAGCGATTTGGTAAAACCGAACATGGACATCAACATTCCAAATACATTGGAAGAAGCGATTAACACTGCGCTGATGCTTCACCCTACATTGCGCTCAGCTAATGCGGATATTTCAGAAGCTCGTGCACAATACCAAGCAGCGAATAAATTGATGTATCCTCGCGTTGATATTGAAATTTCACAAACTTATGACGACAACGTAAACCGTGTTCAAGGTGAATACAAAGATTTCCAAGCAATGCTTCGTTTACGTTACAACCTATTTAACGGCGGTAAAGACCAAGCAATTATTGACCGCACTGCCAGCGACATTTATCAATCTGCAGAAGTACGCAATAATACTCGTCGTGAAACGATTGAAAATCTACGCTATGCATGGGAAGCAACAAACTTCCTAGGCGAACAGTTGATTTTCCAACAACAACAAATTGACTCCACTTTGGAAACCTTAAAAGGTTATCGCCAACAGTTTAGTCTAGGGCGTCGCTCATTGCTTGACCTATTGAACACCGAAGATGAATACGTTCGTGCAAAAATCGGTTTCATTACTAGCGAAACCGATTACATGGTTGCTAAATTCCGTGTGCAAAATGGAATGGGAACCTTAGTCGATACCCTTGGCATCAAAGTCAACTACGACCAAACCGTTGCTCAAAAATAA